AATTGAACCCTTTGTAAACTCCTCAAAAGAGACCTCACCATCATTGTCGAAATCGAAGGAAATAAACTTTCCTAAAGCCGTCAGTGATTCCCTCAGCTTCCCCTTCATCAACTCTATCCCACTTCCTTTGACAACATTTGATTGAGTAAGATTAGTTAGGATTAAGTTGTGTAAGAATTTGACTGTGAATTTTACTCCCAAATTTCCAACATTAAAAAGTCTCTTTTTAATCTCcaaatttatgaaaaacGAGCCTAACCTACGGGTGATAAAATCCACAAAAACTCGTGAATCCAAATCATCAAACTCATTTAACAAGCTGTTATTCTTCTTATCCTTGGAATTTTTCATTGAGGAATTCGGTTTATCCCAGTGATTAGTCATATCTGAGTATGAAGACTCGATGATGCCATCGTAGAGCTTGAAATTATCAAAGGAATATGTTAAAAGAAGTTGTAAAGCGCTGAGGAAAACGCTAAGGAAGGTGAATCTGTTAATTTCAGGCTCGAGTGAGGAGAAGTTTATCCCTCCAAATCCAATTTTTCGCATGTGTAAAAGGGCGGCCGAGGACTCGGGAAATGACAAAAATAACCTATGAACGGACTCCTGAATTGTGCCGAAACTCTCAGCAATTAGACTCGGAAACGCTGTTTCAACCAGTAACCTAAACGGGTCATCACtagatgataaaatatcacTCGTCACCAGTAGATTTAACCCACCACTGGATCCTACTCGTTTTCTATCACACCCCGATCTACCTTTTGATTTCATATCCCCATCTTTAATAGTGTTTGTAGTAGTATTATTGTTACTGGtattattagtgttaatggTGATATGATCGTGATATGATGAGATTGAGTTTAAAACTTTGTACATGATTtcatttttgtttaaaGAGTGTGAAAGAAGTTTAACGTGCTTGAGTTTCCCAGAGTAAGGAAGTTTCCTTAGAAGTGATGATACATTTAGCCATAAAACTAATTCTCTATCATACTGAACATTAGTACCAACATGACCATTTCTATGATTTTGTTGGATTAAATCTGAATTTTCAAGTGAATCTGAAATTATAGGACAAAGATCATCCAGAAGCCTAATTTTAGGCTTGTTTTCTCGAGTTTTATAATCACTGCACATTTtcaatattaagtatagtgAAGAAGGAGTGGAAGAATCTGTGTTAATTACCACATTATCAGTCTGTTTTGTGGTTGAAATTACTACAGGTAGGCTGATTTCGCCCGAATCCCGAGTCTCTTTCCCCCTAAAAAACATCAGCTCATCTTCTAGGGGAACTGCCGGACAAACTATCCTGCCCAGTCCATCCATGCTCTCATTGTTACAAATCCCGTTATAAATAAACTTCGATACTCTTAACTCGTTTAGCTTTAGTACATTTGAGAACCAAAATAGCAGGAACAGAACCAGTGGAGTTAGAACCCGAGCCGCCAGACCCAGCGATTTCGATAACTTTTTAAACGATATCATATAGATATTACTTTTACAACATTAGAGCTTTTTTATAACATTTCTTTCCTATACTATAACTTATAGTACtagttatagtattattatactacaagaccattatattattattatgttaataACTATATCATATTATTAGCATTGGTATAGTTAAGGATGTGTAATAAGTTTGAGGTGATGGATAAAGGAGTTAATATAGGAAAAGTTGGTTTAGCTAGATATGGGATTTGGAATGCACTTGGTGCGCTGTGGTCCAGTAAAAAGCTGTCGTTCCATAATTTGgtgatttaatttaataaaatggtTTTCAGTAAATTTTAGGCCAAATTTGCAGGAATTAGGGCTGTTTTGTCTACCATCATGGCATTTACACATGCGCTTACACATTTCAGTTAAAGGACCTCAATTCAACTCAAATTGTAAAttcaaaattaataaattatacagTAACTGACTGGGAGCAGAAGATGATATTAGGACCCAAAATTCAGAAAATTCCATACACATTTGATTTCAaccatttatataattgataaccataaaataattatttatcataattatgtgaaaatataatagttcttggaatttttaacaataaatGAAGCGAAACtgataatgttaaatttatatatacaaaagAAGGTTTGGAATCCCATAATATAATCTTCCAATATAGggaaaacaattttaactttacacttcattttattataccctgaaatttgtaaattcgTTGTACATTTttgatatataatttatttcgTTGTGTATTATTtcctcaattttaaatttacagcCTGCTTTTACcatatatcaaattttctcaaattatacataatatatcCCTAAATTTACCCTTTAATCTAAgatatttttcatttattatagTCCAAATTGGCTTTGTTTTAGTATAGTAGACTTAATGATTACAACTCGTTTATTGGTTGATATTGTAATGATTTAATGCATTCGGGAAACTGTGACTGTAAAGCTGAACATGAGTTGGCAACTACATTTGTGTGTTTGAGGGAGTGTTTGGACCTCCCAGCAATAAGAGTCTTTAACAGTACCACAGTAAGtttttatttccaaaaataTTCCAATGTTTAGGATCCGAATCTGGGAGGAATAGTTTTTAAGCGTTACGACGACCGTTTGAGTCCACCCGAGGTTGTAAGTGACTCAGTTGAAACTGAGTTACTGTTTACAGTACCGTTTTCACAACCCTGTGATGTGCATAATTTCTTAGTAGTAAACGAGAGTGAAGCTGTGTTAGAGCTTAAAATCTTTACTAATAGGCCTGACTTCGACTTTAGCGACGTTGAGGCCACTGTTCCGACCCTAACTTTATCCCTTCCTCCTGACTTTCACGGCTCATTCATCCATAATTTGAACTCAGTAAAGTTCAAAGGTGTTCAGGATTTAGCTCTGTACTTTCTCTCAAATAAAGGCCCGGTTAAACTCAGGTACATTGGCCTTAGAGGAAGACCACTTCAGCCTGTAAAAGGAGTTGTAGATGTAACTTACGAAGTGACACCAACTGCTGACTTCAACGAATCGCTTTCTGAAATTCAAAACTTCAAAATCATAGAATAGTCCATTAACACTACTGTTATTAAAACTAACAGCCAGGTCAAGTATTTTTCTGGGTCAAATGTGTTGGCATTGATTTCGAAATAGAGAAATGAGGATAATATGTGTACTAATATTTGTAGAGATAATTACTTGTTTTAATACCAATTCCATAGATTATAAACTGGCAAGATTTAGAGTTTATTCTAAGAACCCACCCTATGATAAGAAACGCAGGGAACAGAGAAGGTCAAAGAGGCTAAAACAGGTTCTGCCTGCGGAAAACATAGCACTTGAAATGAAGAATCAAGCTATGATTTCAAGAGCCCTAGTAATGCAAAACCAAATTTTTGGTCCAAGACTGTCTCAAGTACCTGGAGATGGAGGTAAAATCCCAGACCTCGAGGAATCTAGAGATAAATACACCCATgtcaaaaattattattcttcTTATTACAATACGTATATTGACAAAAACGCTCCTAGCACtgtaaacaaatttaacactaCCACTAATACTGTTAATGATCTTGTTAATGCTGGTAATACGACTATGGCTACTTCTGTGGATACTGCTGATACTAATGATAATGATGTAAAGAAGGATAATTACGgagaattttttaataacgAGGCGGAaactataaataaaatattaaaagaCCCAAATGCGACATTTGGTGAATTTGAGGGTCAGAAACCCGCTGTAAAAAGACCTTTTTATAAGGAATTTGAAGGGTTCCACCCAGATAGTAGTTATATTCGTGCGACTATGAAAAGAAGTATTGCGGCTTACAAAGACGATATTGAAGAAGACTATGAAGGTACGCAGTCCTATTGCGGACTGAAGTACGAGACATTACTCAGCCATTTGACCCCTGAGAACATGGAACTGGTAAGACAAATGGAAATCGAAGTAAAGCAAGGCGAACTCAGCCCTGATAATCCCATTTTAGATTTAGATATCGATACGAATGATGAAATGGATGATGAATTTTATCTAAACCAATGACacataaattaacactataatttattactatactattactgtatactaaaatatatcaaaattatatcaaaattatatcaaaattatatcaaaattatgGGCAAAATGTAATagaattataaaatattatttaaagttAAGTGTTGATTTTGAATGGTGaaagtgttaaaaagtAAACTGATTCGAGATTAGAAACAGAGACGATACAGTTAAAGTTGTTTAAAGTCTCGAGAATAGAAAAAGCAGGTGAGTCTGGCATTGCAGCAAACACTTGAACGTTATCAACAGTGAATGAAGGAAGAGGTAAGCTGGTTTTAAAATCAAGAATTTGGGAAGTTAAATTCTTTTG
Above is a window of Theileria parva strain Muguga chromosome 2, complete sequence, whole genome shotgun sequence DNA encoding:
- a CDS encoding putative integral membrane protein, whose protein sequence is MISFKKLSKSLGLAARVLTPLVLFLLFWFSNVLKLNELRVSKFIYNGICNNESMDGLGRIVCPAVPLEDELMFFRGKETRDSGEISLPVVISTTKQTDNVVINTDSSTPSSLYLILKMCSDYKTRENKPKIRLLDDLCPIISDSLENSDLIQQNHRNGHVGTNVQYDRELVLWLNVSSLLRKLPYSGKLKHVKLLSHSLNKNEIMYKVLNSISSYHDHITINTNNTSNNNTTTNTIKDGDMKSKGRSGCDRKRVGSSGGLNLLVTSDILSSSDDPFRLLVETAFPSLIAESFGTIQESVHRLFLSFPESSAALLHMRKIGFGGINFSSLEPEINRFTFLSVFLSALQLLLTYSFDNFKLYDGIIESSYSDMTNHWDKPNSSMKNSKDKKNNSLLNEFDDLDSRVFVDFITRRLGSFFINLEIKKRLFNVGNLGVKFTVKFLHNLILTNLTQSNVVKGSGIELMKGKLRESLTALGKFISFDFDNDGEVSFEEFTKGSIDMNDFVNDVISAVDSYGKSGLEKDRELQFVHLLKSQNTLYDKIIDEFIISDTDKNDSLSLDEFLELNLSTSIISNIQA
- a CDS encoding PITH domain protein yields the protein MHSGNCDCKAEHELATTFVCLRECLDLPAIRVFNSTTDPNLGGIVFKRYDDRLSPPEVVSDSVETELLFTVPFSQPCDVHNFLVVNESEAVLELKIFTNRPDFDFSDVEATVPTLTLSLPPDFHGSFIHNLNSVKFKGVQDLALYFLSNKGPVKLRYIGLRGRPLQPVKGVVDVTYEVTPTADFNESLSEIQNFKIIE